A DNA window from Halobacterium sp. DL1 contains the following coding sequences:
- a CDS encoding transferase has protein sequence MRNVALQASGGPLAQLTEWLLNPTSPEGVAVYFLLVVALGIVGKLLWTRHTADDEPEVDFSDVLDEETLEEGHAEGQLLDDISESHKTVTAPAAIEWETRAARVGEQWTTTLYIADYADYPNDGYLSDLFELTDVEFDLTAHITPKNQQRARNELQDIADDLQVDADLEQSVRSAYLQERANEAAATYKAVESGANVFDQGMFVTVRADNKDDLRDSVQKVKSALRDDPANLTPKTAICRQDLALQSAAPIGDNVFGRESISLGGAVGALLSSPHNATILEEGGVEFGIHKDNQSPVVIDPFARDNGYAMFTVGDTGSGKSFGSKQNFIRSIEQSKDRIGIILEPLNNWAGVSEALGAKRITVGGTLGLNPLEIRQTPEHVQRAMGEDASPFNEKLDDAMSFLTNFFALRGISLGDRRTTLELGLKRAYKRNDITDDISTHSNPSPTIRDMMDVFEDMVDDPEEFVVRSDEESGKIREDATWLLDQLRPFEEEGRHANLGKSSEFDIRNEKVIYLDLAQQEGSVDSSTALTMQLLISLVYERAKETDKEVVFVIDEARYIMQDAASLAFLETVFRHHRHHDLSIRLVTQTVDEFFEHAESEAILDQCAVKQFHRLDGMDDQWANEFGLNYAQMRYVQDAVPGNEDAGFSEALVGVDGEWRGIKVEAMPKEKQVIDFDPTERRRSSLPGAGEQAVDTDIQEFREELEQQASNEESKETEAVSAKPDGGSMEGADNA, from the coding sequence ATGCGTAACGTCGCTCTCCAAGCGAGCGGCGGGCCTCTCGCCCAGCTTACAGAGTGGCTACTGAATCCAACGTCACCCGAAGGCGTAGCGGTTTACTTCCTGTTGGTTGTGGCCCTCGGAATCGTCGGTAAACTCCTCTGGACCCGTCACACTGCCGACGACGAACCAGAAGTCGATTTCTCAGACGTCCTCGACGAGGAGACACTCGAAGAGGGTCACGCAGAAGGCCAGCTCCTCGACGACATTTCCGAGTCTCACAAGACGGTGACTGCGCCAGCAGCCATCGAGTGGGAGACACGAGCCGCACGCGTTGGCGAGCAGTGGACGACGACGCTCTACATCGCTGACTACGCCGACTACCCGAACGATGGCTATCTGAGCGACCTTTTCGAGCTGACCGACGTCGAATTCGACCTCACAGCGCACATCACGCCGAAGAATCAGCAGCGAGCGCGGAACGAACTGCAAGACATCGCTGACGACCTTCAGGTCGACGCCGATCTAGAACAGAGTGTCCGCAGTGCGTACCTCCAGGAGCGAGCAAACGAGGCCGCTGCGACGTACAAGGCTGTCGAGAGCGGCGCAAACGTCTTCGACCAGGGGATGTTCGTCACGGTTCGTGCCGACAACAAGGACGACCTCAGGGACTCGGTTCAGAAGGTCAAGAGCGCCCTTCGCGACGACCCGGCAAACCTCACGCCAAAGACCGCTATCTGTCGGCAGGACCTCGCGCTGCAGTCGGCCGCTCCCATCGGAGACAACGTGTTCGGCCGCGAATCTATCTCTCTCGGAGGAGCCGTTGGCGCACTGCTCTCGTCACCCCATAACGCGACTATCCTCGAAGAGGGCGGGGTCGAGTTCGGTATCCACAAGGACAACCAGAGCCCGGTCGTCATCGACCCGTTCGCCCGTGACAACGGATATGCGATGTTCACCGTCGGCGATACTGGGTCTGGGAAATCGTTCGGCTCGAAACAGAACTTCATCCGCTCGATCGAGCAGAGCAAGGACCGCATCGGCATCATCCTCGAACCACTCAACAACTGGGCAGGCGTCTCTGAAGCACTCGGTGCGAAACGTATCACCGTCGGTGGGACCCTCGGTCTGAATCCCTTGGAGATTCGCCAGACACCCGAGCACGTCCAGCGGGCAATGGGTGAGGACGCGAGCCCGTTCAACGAGAAGCTCGACGACGCGATGAGCTTCCTGACGAACTTCTTCGCACTGCGGGGTATCTCGCTTGGCGACCGGAGGACGACACTCGAGCTCGGCCTCAAGCGCGCCTACAAGCGCAACGACATCACCGACGATATCTCGACGCACAGTAACCCCAGCCCGACCATCCGGGATATGATGGACGTCTTCGAGGACATGGTCGACGACCCCGAGGAGTTCGTCGTTCGTTCCGACGAAGAATCCGGGAAGATTCGCGAGGACGCGACGTGGCTTCTGGACCAGCTTCGCCCCTTCGAGGAGGAGGGTCGCCACGCCAATCTTGGGAAGTCCTCAGAATTCGATATTCGCAACGAGAAGGTCATCTACCTCGATCTTGCACAACAGGAGGGCAGTGTCGACAGCAGTACAGCGCTGACGATGCAGTTGCTCATCTCACTCGTGTACGAGCGGGCGAAAGAGACGGACAAGGAGGTCGTGTTCGTCATCGACGAAGCGCGCTATATCATGCAGGACGCTGCGAGTCTGGCGTTCCTCGAAACGGTGTTTCGCCATCACCGCCACCATGACCTCTCGATCCGGCTCGTCACCCAGACCGTCGACGAGTTCTTCGAGCACGCCGAGTCCGAAGCCATCCTCGACCAGTGTGCCGTCAAGCAGTTCCATCGGCTGGACGGGATGGACGACCAATGGGCCAACGAGTTCGGTCTGAACTACGCCCAGATGCGTTACGTGCAGGACGCGGTTCCCGGCAACGAGGACGCTGGGTTCTCCGAGGCGCTCGTCGGCGTCGACGGTGAGTGGCGCGGCATCAAGGTTGAGGCGATGCCCAAGGAGAAGCAAGTCATCGACTTCGACCCCACCGAGCGGCGGCGTTCCTCGCTCCCCGGCGCTGGCGAGCAGGCTGTCGATACCGACATACAGGAGTTCCGTGAGGAGCTGGAACAGCAAGCGTCGAACGAAGAGTCGAAAGAGACGGAAGCCGTCTCTGCAAAACCTGACGGCGGTTCGATGGAGGGGGCAGACAATGCGTGA
- a CDS encoding DNA primase yields the protein MSWRQATREEIYRYYTEEFPSYRDELPSFITAKGPKQYALAFREPHPVRKDGIPDKDFIRRDTWQTNTAGEQTTAAFQEFDDILEFIRHPARNDPLGRSNFALADPDLLDKPDPCPDAVYYALDHWERPWVLLVDIDAKDIARNRAAETVLEGVADRDDDALLNAAGILDAAPEGYPYAFEDIERAIEYGFEVRDIFEDDFNAEETMVVYSGQGVHVYLLDTDPDHRYDAKSREVLNDLLQDTYEIPIDPVVTADRRRVARLPYSLHADVCSIVTPIESPTFDVQSATPEVLKR from the coding sequence ATGAGTTGGCGACAAGCGACTCGCGAAGAGATCTACCGGTACTACACCGAGGAGTTTCCCTCATACCGTGACGAACTTCCGTCGTTCATCACAGCGAAGGGGCCGAAACAGTACGCACTCGCGTTTCGGGAACCCCACCCGGTACGGAAAGACGGAATCCCAGACAAGGACTTCATTCGGCGAGATACGTGGCAGACGAACACCGCTGGTGAGCAGACCACTGCAGCGTTTCAGGAGTTCGACGACATCCTCGAGTTCATCCGGCATCCAGCACGGAATGATCCACTCGGTCGGAGTAACTTTGCGCTCGCAGATCCCGACCTGCTTGACAAACCAGACCCGTGTCCTGATGCAGTCTATTACGCCCTTGATCACTGGGAACGGCCGTGGGTCCTCCTCGTCGACATCGACGCGAAAGATATCGCCAGGAACCGAGCAGCGGAAACGGTCTTGGAGGGCGTCGCCGACCGGGACGACGATGCGCTCCTCAACGCCGCAGGAATCCTCGACGCCGCTCCCGAGGGGTATCCGTATGCCTTTGAGGATATCGAACGGGCCATCGAGTACGGCTTCGAGGTGCGAGATATTTTCGAGGACGACTTCAACGCCGAAGAGACGATGGTGGTGTACAGCGGTCAGGGCGTTCACGTCTACCTCCTCGATACAGACCCCGATCATCGGTACGATGCCAAGAGTCGAGAAGTGCTGAACGACCTTCTGCAGGATACCTACGAGATCCCCATCGACCCAGTGGTTACCGCCGACCGTCGTCGAGTCGCCCGACTCCCGTACTCGTTGCACGCTGATGTCTGTAGCATCGTCACGCCAATTGAGAGTCCGACCTTCGACGTTCAGTCTGCGACACCGGAGGTGCTCAAGCGATGA
- a CDS encoding conjugal transfer protein: MREYLRVTPTSEGLDPEGIPRVLESLHKLTTAESTGLAQKLNPLHSKTPLRFEFLALSEGADDPVEFFYGADEHLDTLEKRLRSIYPETFDIERVDVDVASRLIQPVEFTPAEFIEYYEAGQLQYEFSTDEQHELGSEERDQDQTPTTEASSLADGGATVDSSHGHFVEIGETALELGSPNAVPDEEPLTTLEKPTEMAEGTILARPTVDAVSPVGVRWSGSATRKKDWMTSLTPFAFGDEDDGLAAIDQPGATLASLVDHLMEAASPVAFQVVFQRRTSWQSDAEIRKEDLVDGRDTFFQEIVGSFLEVEDQRANHDEKQLSESVAKRIEYIDAKNPKRSFTANIRAVGVPTCDEARDDLAAQMNSLRPVFDPIDGPYYEVEGERLRAGGFREKTKEKNAQTALQQLLDREITAGRGKTRPDFVLSGAELANFVLVPSSEQLTVEGTRGTRAEQQSRNPLPWPNPDLVQQFQEGMAIGYALDENGSPQPDPIRIPPNLLTTHYGRFASTGGGKSKAIINDALSLRETTGGPVVIVDPKGDGMCANYLRCHYERFNGVDDVYQFRVPETVPAFSFFDIRPALKAGRNREDAIQDKVDHFHDIMRMVMGREQYGQAFVANEILSYLIKALFDEEYGSDAFGLDELFAAALQMQRERTVPPVAAENQNVEESLTRHFEKDDRRFQVSMDAVGNRLDKLREDAHLRRIFSHVPEQGDDGEYTDNRFDFREFLDEDATILFDLGDLRPEAQRAITLLLLSNLWDAVQVRRRDGKTDYENLTNLIIEEAAPVASTKLVSEQLLPQGRSFGLSMGLVMQFPEQVRNRSERAYNEVLNNIKTKLIGNISIERDLAESLAHEDLSPTDLRNRINTLPSGEWIAQLPSPSFGETGPAPFSVKPLPIASGHPESDEPLSVEQEDHFETVALPRLSERTQTQYGLAETTSESAAGENEGWGSRPTDEQSTSTESASSVDTTQSSFIGQATSDSAADEENEGNEGEDRDTTNPLFGDPESEELVGEEEETAVNENGLSPVQAGGVTVPDDELRRRGLTHDDIRFLTRILDVMNRDAPNHGLLDSMSAFKNDFDDLDVHRLVEQDLLEEGRACGRKYYTVLPAGRELLGQKLKVGPGQGDVGEKTPHKVGVKLLELWLDSRDDVAKVESYYEYDQETVFDVVGLDADGDLVWVGEAELASNNKHAPVDDYDKQSAVDANAVWAFNRRETAVEVLDCLSEADRIESSVNGRAARSFSDIREAVESFDAAGLTTIRSFNKLDQEFNS; encoded by the coding sequence ATGCGTGAGTATCTCCGAGTCACGCCAACATCAGAAGGCCTCGATCCCGAGGGAATCCCTCGAGTCCTTGAAAGCCTGCACAAACTGACGACGGCGGAGTCAACTGGACTCGCGCAGAAGCTGAACCCACTCCACAGTAAGACACCGCTCCGGTTCGAGTTTCTTGCACTATCTGAGGGAGCGGACGATCCTGTCGAATTCTTCTACGGCGCCGACGAGCATCTCGACACACTCGAAAAACGCCTTCGTTCGATCTATCCCGAGACGTTCGACATCGAACGCGTCGACGTCGACGTCGCTTCACGGCTCATTCAGCCAGTCGAATTCACACCAGCAGAGTTCATTGAATACTACGAAGCAGGGCAGCTACAGTACGAATTTAGTACCGACGAGCAGCACGAGCTTGGCAGCGAGGAGCGTGACCAAGACCAGACACCAACGACCGAAGCATCCTCCCTTGCAGATGGTGGCGCCACAGTCGACTCGTCCCATGGCCACTTCGTCGAGATTGGGGAGACGGCGCTTGAGCTTGGATCTCCAAATGCAGTTCCGGACGAGGAGCCACTGACGACACTCGAAAAGCCAACCGAGATGGCCGAGGGAACGATACTCGCTCGGCCCACCGTCGACGCCGTCTCGCCAGTCGGCGTCCGCTGGTCTGGTTCAGCCACCAGAAAGAAAGACTGGATGACGTCGTTGACGCCCTTCGCATTCGGGGACGAAGACGACGGATTGGCTGCTATCGACCAGCCCGGTGCGACTCTCGCGTCACTCGTCGACCACCTGATGGAGGCGGCGTCACCAGTAGCGTTTCAGGTTGTGTTCCAGCGACGGACAAGCTGGCAGTCCGACGCCGAGATCAGAAAAGAAGATCTTGTCGACGGACGGGACACCTTCTTCCAGGAGATCGTTGGCTCCTTCCTCGAGGTCGAAGATCAGCGGGCCAATCACGACGAGAAACAGCTCAGCGAGTCAGTCGCCAAGCGTATCGAGTATATCGACGCGAAGAATCCCAAGCGGTCATTCACTGCCAACATCAGAGCAGTCGGCGTTCCGACCTGTGACGAAGCCCGCGACGACCTCGCGGCCCAGATGAACTCGCTTCGTCCCGTGTTCGACCCGATCGACGGCCCCTATTACGAAGTCGAGGGAGAACGACTCCGTGCTGGCGGCTTTCGAGAAAAGACGAAGGAGAAGAATGCTCAGACAGCCCTCCAGCAGTTACTTGACCGAGAGATTACGGCGGGCCGAGGCAAGACCCGACCGGATTTCGTCCTCAGCGGGGCGGAACTCGCGAACTTTGTGCTCGTCCCATCCTCCGAGCAACTCACAGTAGAGGGAACACGCGGCACCCGCGCTGAACAGCAAAGCCGGAACCCACTTCCGTGGCCCAATCCAGACCTGGTTCAACAGTTCCAAGAGGGAATGGCGATCGGGTATGCACTCGATGAGAACGGATCTCCCCAACCGGACCCGATTCGGATTCCACCGAATCTCCTAACGACGCACTACGGCCGGTTCGCCTCGACCGGCGGCGGGAAATCGAAGGCGATCATCAACGACGCGCTATCCCTCCGGGAAACGACCGGCGGACCCGTCGTGATCGTCGATCCGAAAGGCGACGGCATGTGCGCGAATTACCTTCGCTGCCACTACGAGCGCTTCAACGGGGTGGACGACGTCTACCAGTTCCGCGTCCCAGAGACAGTTCCTGCGTTCTCCTTCTTCGACATCCGGCCTGCGCTCAAGGCCGGACGGAACCGTGAAGACGCGATTCAGGACAAGGTCGACCACTTCCACGACATCATGCGGATGGTCATGGGCCGCGAACAGTACGGACAGGCATTCGTCGCGAACGAGATCCTCAGCTACCTAATCAAGGCGCTCTTCGACGAGGAATACGGTAGTGACGCCTTCGGCCTCGATGAGCTCTTTGCGGCTGCACTCCAGATGCAACGCGAGCGGACAGTCCCTCCGGTCGCTGCTGAGAACCAAAATGTCGAGGAGTCGCTGACGCGCCACTTCGAGAAGGATGACCGTCGATTCCAGGTGTCGATGGACGCCGTCGGAAACCGTCTCGACAAACTCAGAGAAGACGCGCACCTGCGGCGTATCTTTAGCCACGTTCCGGAACAGGGCGATGACGGCGAATACACCGACAACCGATTCGACTTCCGCGAGTTCCTCGACGAAGATGCCACGATCCTGTTCGACCTGGGTGATCTCCGTCCGGAGGCACAGCGAGCAATCACACTTCTCCTGTTGAGTAACCTCTGGGACGCGGTGCAGGTGCGTCGACGTGATGGGAAGACAGACTACGAGAACCTCACCAACCTCATCATCGAGGAGGCAGCTCCCGTCGCCTCAACGAAACTCGTTTCCGAGCAGCTGCTTCCCCAAGGTCGGTCCTTTGGCCTGAGCATGGGACTGGTGATGCAGTTTCCCGAGCAAGTCAGGAATCGAAGCGAGCGCGCCTACAACGAGGTCCTCAACAACATCAAGACGAAGCTCATCGGGAACATCTCCATCGAGCGCGACCTCGCCGAGTCACTGGCCCACGAAGACTTGAGTCCGACTGACCTTCGGAATCGGATCAACACGCTCCCCAGCGGGGAATGGATCGCACAACTCCCGAGCCCGTCATTCGGGGAGACGGGTCCAGCCCCGTTCTCGGTGAAGCCCCTCCCGATAGCGTCGGGGCATCCAGAAAGCGACGAGCCGCTCTCTGTCGAACAGGAGGACCACTTCGAGACCGTGGCCCTCCCCCGACTGTCCGAGCGTACACAGACCCAGTACGGGCTTGCTGAGACCACTAGCGAATCAGCGGCCGGAGAGAACGAGGGATGGGGAAGCAGACCGACGGATGAACAGTCGACATCCACAGAATCGGCTAGCTCTGTGGACACGACACAGTCGTCGTTCATCGGACAGGCAACCAGTGATTCAGCAGCCGACGAAGAAAACGAAGGAAACGAAGGGGAAGACAGGGACACCACCAACCCGCTCTTTGGAGATCCTGAGTCAGAAGAGCTAGTCGGTGAAGAAGAGGAGACAGCTGTCAACGAGAACGGATTGTCACCAGTACAGGCTGGTGGAGTAACCGTCCCAGATGACGAGCTTCGACGGCGCGGGCTTACTCACGACGACATCCGCTTCCTGACCCGCATCCTCGACGTAATGAATCGTGACGCACCGAATCATGGACTCTTGGATTCAATGAGTGCGTTCAAGAACGACTTTGACGACCTGGACGTGCACCGGCTCGTCGAGCAAGACCTGCTGGAGGAAGGACGAGCGTGCGGTCGGAAGTACTACACCGTACTCCCGGCAGGGCGAGAACTCCTCGGTCAGAAGCTCAAGGTCGGCCCTGGTCAGGGAGATGTCGGCGAGAAGACGCCGCACAAGGTTGGTGTGAAGCTGCTCGAACTGTGGTTAGACTCCCGCGACGACGTCGCAAAGGTCGAATCCTACTATGAGTACGATCAGGAGACGGTGTTCGATGTTGTCGGTCTCGATGCTGACGGGGATCTCGTGTGGGTCGGTGAAGCTGAACTCGCGAGTAATAACAAACACGCGCCGGTCGACGACTACGACAAGCAGAGTGCGGTGGATGCGAACGCTGTCTGGGCGTTCAACAGACGCGAGACAGCCGTCGAAGTGCTGGACTGTCTCTCTGAGGCTGATCGAATTGAGAGCAGTGTGAATGGGCGTGCAGCCCGGTCGTTCTCGGACATTCGAGAGGCCGTTGAATCGTTCGATGCAGCTGGGCTGACGACGATTCGGAGCTTCAATAAACTCGACCAGGAGTTCAATTCATGA
- a CDS encoding repressor, whose product MYREVNWAVPADPYILEELGEYDGWHTAKNLEINTDFSRQWISQRCPVFVDHELAERHEEEPAYRLTEFGEQILNGEAEYEELNETNE is encoded by the coding sequence ATGTATCGGGAAGTTAATTGGGCAGTACCTGCCGACCCATACATTCTCGAAGAACTAGGCGAGTACGATGGCTGGCACACGGCAAAAAATCTCGAGATCAATACGGACTTTAGTCGCCAATGGATCTCTCAACGCTGTCCAGTATTTGTTGATCATGAACTCGCTGAGCGCCACGAAGAGGAGCCCGCATACCGCCTCACTGAGTTCGGCGAGCAAATCCTCAACGGTGAAGCAGAATACGAAGAACTCAACGAGACGAATGAATGA
- a CDS encoding type III restriction endonuclease subunit R: MSRSALEKLRKRMALTAYFRDFFGVDDPNDPDSVRQYYEELDNQEEGYDDEGRSDVYRFVSFKSDSEVLTPEQLLQYDENVRMHTEALNERRSDPITLKPFQVLACLMTEAYLDRVVNNREAFLANLNEFVNEQNEEKGRIKFPEFDDSDLDKLAFWMATGSGKTLLMHINYYQYLDYVEDSDALPENILLVTPNEGLSEQHIEDLRESSIPCHHFNAETIELQGVGENPVKVIEIQKLVEEKSGEGLSVEVESFGHNNLVLVDEGHKGSRKGQTWRMLRESLAEDGFTFEYSATFGQALSKASVDVEEEYGKSILFDYSYPRFYDDGYGKDYHIVNLESEVDTDLRDRYLLANLLTYYEQIYVFNQDPETVRNTYNIKFPLLVFIGHTVNATTKSQVSKNEDRTLTDVEKSLNFMARVLRNEDNWVPKAIDRVLQKDAGLVDDDEIDPFGDALEALRETNLDGEEVYNQLLEEMFHVRASSGLDLVNIENADGEIGLRASGTDDYFGVINIGGDRVFLDRIEGAYDHISVESDQFKKSLFRSINKRDSPINVLMGSRKFIEGWDSWRVSTMGLMNFGRGEGSQVIQLFGRGVRLLGKDRTLKRSSELEVDPPSNLSLLERLNVFGVRADYMAQFRDYLSDEGIDTDPRDVVEIETRTQDHFQNQGLLVVRPQVESEYVDEVNLELEGTGDITPEIDIMPQVGILSSRDESANEFDENEPRTIPEEYLDLLDWHEIYRKVWQFRKEKGYRNLVCEKKTLQEILSNEYYTLYCPQSMLEVEQFDDLEQVQQIAVMILRKYIKEFYSDRQSSWEQSQLSYVPMDEELTREQGNFFEKYTLSVKTSAEGFLSELQDAVEDDSLYTNADGKPNRVHFDRHLYLPLIAEETNVDEEDIDYSPPPLNKGEKQFVTNLKSYFESNDGQKVLDSWEVYLLRNQSRGKGVGLLSDGNRFFPDFIMWLQNEDAQHIVFLEPHGMVREGEPLEDHRVKFYEGIDSYENELAERTGKDHVSLHSYVISQTSLNDLRALSRVDTREEFHDVGLFFQNEVSQIVEDVLESASAEAQETAAE; this comes from the coding sequence ATGTCGCGTAGTGCACTCGAGAAGCTCCGGAAGCGAATGGCACTAACTGCCTACTTCCGTGATTTCTTCGGCGTCGACGACCCGAACGACCCTGACTCAGTCCGTCAGTACTACGAGGAACTAGACAACCAGGAAGAGGGATACGATGACGAGGGGCGTAGCGATGTCTATCGGTTCGTTTCGTTCAAATCCGATAGTGAGGTTCTGACGCCCGAACAGCTGCTTCAGTACGACGAGAACGTCAGAATGCACACTGAAGCACTCAACGAACGGCGATCAGACCCAATCACGCTGAAGCCGTTCCAGGTACTGGCGTGTCTGATGACGGAAGCGTATCTCGATAGAGTGGTGAACAATCGAGAAGCGTTTCTAGCCAACCTCAACGAGTTTGTCAACGAGCAGAACGAGGAAAAGGGACGGATCAAGTTCCCCGAGTTCGACGACAGCGACCTCGACAAACTGGCATTCTGGATGGCAACGGGCAGTGGGAAGACACTGCTCATGCATATCAACTACTACCAGTATCTCGATTATGTCGAGGACTCGGACGCCCTTCCTGAGAACATTCTTCTCGTAACCCCTAACGAGGGCCTCTCAGAACAGCACATCGAGGACCTGCGCGAGAGCAGCATTCCGTGTCACCACTTCAACGCCGAAACCATCGAACTGCAGGGTGTTGGAGAAAACCCGGTCAAGGTCATTGAGATTCAGAAACTGGTCGAAGAGAAGAGTGGTGAGGGCCTCAGCGTCGAGGTAGAGTCGTTTGGTCACAACAACCTCGTCCTCGTCGACGAAGGTCACAAGGGCTCTAGAAAGGGCCAGACGTGGCGGATGCTTCGCGAGAGTCTTGCCGAGGATGGATTTACCTTTGAGTACAGTGCGACATTCGGGCAGGCACTCTCGAAGGCAAGCGTCGATGTTGAGGAGGAGTATGGGAAATCGATCCTTTTCGACTATTCGTATCCTCGATTCTACGATGACGGATACGGGAAGGACTACCACATCGTGAATCTGGAGAGCGAAGTTGACACCGACCTCCGTGATCGGTACCTACTCGCCAATCTTCTCACCTACTACGAGCAGATCTATGTGTTCAATCAGGACCCGGAGACGGTTCGGAACACGTACAACATCAAATTCCCACTCCTCGTCTTCATCGGCCACACGGTAAACGCCACGACGAAGTCGCAAGTCAGTAAAAACGAAGACCGGACGCTTACTGACGTCGAGAAGTCGTTGAACTTCATGGCCAGAGTCCTTCGGAACGAGGATAATTGGGTGCCGAAGGCTATCGACCGTGTTCTGCAGAAGGATGCTGGGTTGGTCGACGACGATGAAATCGATCCGTTTGGAGACGCGCTTGAAGCACTCCGCGAGACCAATCTCGACGGCGAAGAGGTATACAACCAGCTGCTGGAGGAGATGTTCCACGTTCGTGCGTCATCTGGTCTAGACCTCGTCAACATCGAAAACGCAGACGGAGAGATTGGGCTTCGAGCGAGCGGGACAGATGACTACTTCGGCGTGATCAACATCGGTGGGGACCGGGTCTTCCTCGACCGAATCGAAGGTGCGTACGACCATATCTCCGTCGAATCGGACCAATTCAAGAAGTCGCTCTTCCGCTCGATCAACAAGCGTGACTCACCGATCAACGTCCTCATGGGGTCGCGCAAATTCATCGAGGGGTGGGACTCCTGGCGTGTTTCCACAATGGGCCTGATGAACTTCGGGCGTGGAGAGGGGTCCCAGGTCATCCAGCTGTTCGGGAGAGGAGTTCGACTTCTGGGGAAAGACCGAACACTCAAGCGGTCTTCGGAACTTGAAGTCGACCCGCCGTCGAACCTTTCGCTTCTGGAGAGGCTGAACGTTTTCGGCGTTCGTGCCGACTACATGGCGCAGTTCCGGGACTACCTCTCTGATGAAGGAATCGACACGGATCCGCGTGATGTGGTGGAGATTGAGACACGGACTCAAGACCACTTCCAAAATCAGGGGTTGCTCGTCGTGCGTCCGCAGGTCGAGTCGGAGTACGTCGATGAGGTCAACCTCGAACTTGAAGGAACAGGCGATATCACTCCCGAAATCGACATCATGCCCCAAGTTGGGATATTGTCGTCCCGTGATGAATCCGCTAATGAGTTCGACGAGAACGAGCCTCGGACAATCCCAGAGGAGTATCTCGACCTGCTAGACTGGCACGAAATCTATCGGAAGGTCTGGCAATTCCGTAAGGAAAAGGGATACCGGAACCTCGTCTGTGAGAAGAAAACACTGCAAGAGATACTCTCCAACGAGTATTATACGCTGTACTGCCCGCAGTCGATGCTGGAGGTTGAGCAATTCGACGACCTCGAGCAAGTACAGCAAATTGCCGTGATGATCCTCCGGAAGTACATCAAAGAGTTCTATTCAGACCGCCAGAGCAGCTGGGAACAGAGCCAGCTGTCCTATGTGCCGATGGACGAGGAACTGACTCGTGAGCAGGGGAACTTCTTCGAGAAGTACACCCTATCAGTCAAAACGAGCGCCGAGGGCTTCCTGAGCGAACTACAGGATGCAGTCGAGGATGACTCGCTGTATACAAACGCTGATGGGAAGCCGAATCGAGTCCATTTCGACCGCCATCTGTATCTCCCGCTCATCGCCGAGGAGACGAACGTTGACGAGGAGGACATCGACTACTCGCCACCGCCGCTGAACAAAGGCGAGAAGCAGTTCGTGACGAACTTAAAGAGCTATTTCGAATCCAACGATGGCCAGAAAGTTCTCGATTCATGGGAGGTGTACCTGCTCAGAAACCAATCCCGGGGGAAAGGTGTCGGGTTGCTCAGCGATGGGAACCGATTCTTCCCCGACTTCATTATGTGGCTGCAGAACGAAGACGCCCAGCATATCGTCTTCTTGGAACCGCACGGAATGGTTCGTGAGGGGGAGCCACTCGAAGACCATCGCGTCAAGTTCTACGAGGGGATTGATTCGTACGAGAATGAGCTGGCAGAGCGAACGGGTAAAGACCACGTCTCGCTCCACTCGTACGTCATCTCCCAGACGAGCCTAAACGACCTCCGAGCTCTGTCGCGGGTGGACACTCGCGAAGAGTTCCACGATGTGGGGCTCTTCTTCCAAAACGAGGTTAGCCAAATCGTTGAAGATGTACTTGAGAGTGCGTCTGCAGAAGCCCAAGAAACGGCCGCTGAATAA